The Macrococcoides canis genome has a window encoding:
- a CDS encoding MDR family MFS transporter: MKMPKIVWLLVIGMAVNVTGASLIWPLNTIYLHNELGKSLSLAGFVLMLNSGASVLGNLLGGTLFDKIGGYRSILIGIIISAFSLIGIIFLHGWPWYAVWLVILGFGSGIVFPSIYAMAGSAWPEGGRKTFNAIYLSQNIGVALGAALGGFIADFSFTYIFVLNFLMYAVFFFIAFFGYRSAKPIVSGSNVMRDVGNIKDRTKFNALLMVCTAYCLCWIGYVQWQSTISSYTQDLGIPLKAYSSLWAINGVLIIAGQPLIAPIINRLSTRIKTQIAIGFVIFIVSYIVTSFADTFLMFALGMIILTIGEMFVWPAVPTIANMLAPKGRTGVYQGIVNSTATLGRAIGPLLGGFLVDAYNMNVMFTAMIVFIGIGFFFLFIFDRKINLYE, encoded by the coding sequence ATGAAAATGCCAAAAATTGTGTGGCTGCTTGTTATCGGTATGGCCGTAAACGTCACAGGGGCAAGCTTAATCTGGCCACTTAATACAATTTATCTGCATAATGAACTTGGTAAAAGCTTAAGTCTTGCGGGTTTTGTCTTGATGCTCAACTCAGGTGCATCAGTTCTAGGTAATTTATTAGGTGGGACATTGTTCGATAAAATAGGAGGATACCGTTCGATTCTTATCGGTATCATTATTTCTGCGTTCAGCCTTATCGGCATTATATTCCTTCATGGCTGGCCGTGGTATGCGGTGTGGCTCGTTATTCTTGGCTTTGGTTCAGGTATCGTCTTTCCTTCAATCTATGCGATGGCAGGTAGCGCATGGCCAGAAGGGGGGCGTAAAACATTTAATGCGATCTATCTCTCCCAGAACATCGGAGTGGCGCTCGGGGCAGCGCTCGGTGGATTTATCGCTGATTTTAGTTTTACGTATATCTTCGTTCTGAACTTCTTGATGTATGCGGTGTTCTTCTTTATCGCATTCTTCGGATATCGTTCGGCTAAACCAATTGTCTCGGGTAGTAACGTGATGCGTGACGTCGGAAACATTAAAGACAGAACGAAGTTCAACGCACTGTTAATGGTCTGTACAGCATACTGTCTGTGCTGGATCGGTTACGTCCAATGGCAGTCGACGATCTCAAGTTATACACAGGACTTAGGGATACCGCTTAAAGCATATAGCTCATTATGGGCGATAAATGGTGTACTGATTATTGCGGGACAGCCACTGATTGCACCTATCATCAATCGACTGTCAACACGCATTAAAACACAGATTGCAATCGGCTTTGTCATCTTTATCGTATCGTATATTGTGACGAGCTTTGCGGATACATTCCTTATGTTTGCGCTAGGAATGATCATATTAACGATCGGTGAGATGTTTGTATGGCCGGCAGTTCCGACAATCGCGAACATGCTTGCACCGAAAGGACGAACAGGCGTCTATCAGGGCATCGTCAATTCCACTGCAACTTTAGGTCGTGCAATTGGACCTTTGCTCGGTGGATTCTTAGTCGATGCGTATAATATGAATGTTATGTTTACAGCGATGATCGTCTTTATCGGAATCGGCTTTTTCTTTCTCTTTATATTTGACCGCAAGATTAACCTCTATGAATAG
- a CDS encoding BaiN/RdsA family NAD(P)/FAD-dependent oxidoreductase — protein sequence MFTTIVIGGGPSGLMAAISASENGNSVLLIDKKDKLGRKLQISGGGRCNVTNRVSHEELIQHLPGNGKFLYSAFNTFDNFAIIDYFENLGVRLKEEDHGRMFPVSDNAKDVVNALKQQLAKNNVDIRTNHKVASLIVQDKIKGVKLEDGTEIYAENIIIATGGKSVPHTGSTGDGYEFAKQAGHTITELFPTEVPIISNAPFIKRKTLQGLSLRNVALSVLRKNGKPRITQQMDMIFTHFGISGPAALRCSQFVYKEQKSQKKQDITMMIDCFPEESIGALKNRIISMIDTNKDKAIKNSLKGLVSERYLLFLLEQAELNPEDNGHHLKKEAVEQFCELLKGFKFPVNGTQSIEKAFVTGGGVTVKEIVPATMQSKLHDNLYFCGEVLDIHGYTGGYNITSALVTGYIAGLNCR from the coding sequence ATGTTTACTACTATAGTTATCGGAGGCGGACCAAGTGGCTTGATGGCTGCTATCAGTGCATCAGAAAACGGAAATTCCGTACTCTTAATCGATAAGAAAGATAAATTAGGCCGCAAACTCCAGATATCTGGTGGCGGACGCTGTAACGTTACGAATCGTGTGTCTCATGAAGAACTGATACAGCACTTACCCGGTAATGGAAAATTTCTCTATAGTGCATTCAATACATTTGATAACTTTGCCATTATCGATTATTTTGAGAATCTCGGCGTACGCTTAAAAGAAGAAGATCATGGACGCATGTTTCCTGTTTCTGATAATGCGAAGGATGTAGTTAACGCACTGAAACAACAGCTCGCAAAAAATAACGTCGACATCCGCACGAACCATAAAGTTGCATCCCTTATCGTACAGGACAAAATTAAAGGGGTGAAACTTGAAGACGGCACTGAAATCTATGCTGAAAACATCATCATCGCAACAGGAGGAAAGAGCGTACCGCATACAGGTTCAACCGGTGACGGTTATGAATTTGCGAAACAGGCAGGACATACGATTACTGAGCTCTTTCCTACTGAAGTACCGATCATTTCAAACGCGCCATTTATCAAAAGAAAGACACTCCAAGGATTAAGCTTGCGTAATGTAGCACTCAGCGTTCTGCGTAAAAATGGCAAACCGCGCATCACACAACAGATGGACATGATATTTACACACTTTGGTATATCCGGCCCTGCAGCATTACGCTGCTCACAGTTTGTATATAAAGAACAGAAGAGCCAGAAGAAACAGGACATTACTATGATGATCGACTGCTTTCCAGAAGAAAGTATCGGCGCGCTGAAAAACAGAATAATATCAATGATCGATACGAATAAAGATAAAGCCATAAAAAACAGCTTAAAAGGACTCGTATCAGAACGCTATTTATTATTCCTGCTCGAACAAGCCGAGCTAAATCCAGAAGACAACGGCCATCACCTAAAGAAAGAAGCTGTAGAACAGTTCTGTGAACTACTGAAAGGATTCAAGTTTCCAGTAAACGGTACACAATCAATAGAAAAAGCATTCGTCACAGGAGGCGGCGTTACCGTGAAAGAGATCGTGCCTGCAACGATGCAGTCAAAGCTGCACGATAATCTGTATTTCTGCGGAGAAGTATTAGACATTCATGGATACACAGGCGGCTACAACATTACAAGCGCCCTCGTAACTGGGTACATCGCAGGTTTGAATTGTAGATAA
- a CDS encoding putative polysaccharide biosynthesis protein, with product MSQGNSLVRSTFILTASIFITKILGILYIIPFYAIIGGEANLSPYNMAYPPYTVMLVISAGGVPLAVAKYVSKYNAVGAYKVSYKLYKSSLIVMGITGLLGFLILYMISPLIAEASVSKADGTWSVEQITEIIRVVSFAVIFIPFLATWRGIFQGYDSMGPTAVSTVIEQIARIAFLLIGSYLVLNVMHKSVLLANEIAVFAAAVGAFSAILTLWYYWRKCRPFISEMVNSDTTDTKVSYKAMYKEILLYSIPFVIVSLSIPLYQIIDQFTHNRALTAAGVPGETHDMLLTMLNTTTNKLVMIPTSLAAGFAISLVPSITRTHASGQIREMHHQIKTSLGVLMFLTVPASLGIMILATPLYTVFYSYNAVASHLLFYYAPVAILLALVSVSSAMLQGIDKQALTVYIVLASLLVKLVINFPLIYLFHTEGAVLATAIALTVNILCNFYVIKKHAGFKFRSTYRQMLQILLYSLIMVVVVEIAVLIMIQFLSAGQKFDALIILVVGALIGGAVYAYLSMKSRLADAFFGSRIQRLREKFVR from the coding sequence ATGTCACAGGGGAATTCGCTTGTCAGAAGTACTTTTATATTGACAGCAAGTATATTTATTACGAAAATTTTGGGGATTCTTTACATTATTCCGTTCTATGCAATTATTGGTGGTGAAGCGAACTTATCGCCGTATAATATGGCATACCCACCTTATACTGTAATGCTTGTTATTTCAGCAGGCGGCGTACCACTTGCTGTTGCGAAGTACGTATCGAAATATAATGCAGTAGGAGCGTATAAGGTCAGCTATAAATTATACAAGTCCTCACTTATAGTGATGGGGATTACCGGATTGCTTGGATTTTTAATTTTGTATATGATCAGTCCGCTCATAGCTGAAGCCTCAGTTTCGAAAGCTGATGGCACTTGGAGTGTAGAACAGATTACGGAGATTATTCGCGTCGTATCATTTGCGGTTATCTTTATTCCGTTTCTAGCCACATGGCGTGGTATCTTTCAAGGGTATGATTCAATGGGACCGACCGCTGTTTCTACTGTAATAGAGCAGATTGCGCGTATCGCATTCTTATTGATCGGTTCTTATCTTGTATTAAATGTTATGCATAAATCTGTGCTGCTTGCAAATGAGATTGCCGTGTTCGCTGCGGCGGTAGGAGCATTCAGTGCGATTTTAACGTTATGGTATTACTGGAGAAAATGTCGTCCTTTCATTTCCGAAATGGTGAATAGCGATACGACAGACACGAAAGTTTCATACAAGGCGATGTATAAAGAGATTCTTCTTTATAGTATTCCGTTTGTAATTGTGAGTCTCTCTATCCCGCTCTACCAGATTATTGATCAGTTTACGCATAACCGCGCATTAACGGCTGCTGGTGTACCAGGTGAAACGCATGATATGCTCTTAACGATGCTGAATACGACGACGAACAAGCTTGTAATGATACCTACATCACTTGCAGCAGGGTTTGCAATCAGTCTCGTTCCATCGATAACAAGAACGCATGCGTCCGGGCAGATTCGTGAGATGCATCATCAGATTAAGACGTCTCTCGGTGTGCTGATGTTTTTAACGGTACCCGCATCTCTTGGCATTATGATTCTCGCAACGCCGTTATACACTGTATTCTACAGCTATAATGCAGTCGCGAGTCATCTGCTGTTCTATTATGCACCTGTTGCTATCTTACTTGCATTGGTCAGTGTATCTTCTGCGATGCTTCAGGGTATCGATAAACAGGCATTGACCGTATATATCGTGCTTGCATCGCTCCTGGTAAAGCTTGTGATTAATTTTCCGCTCATCTATCTGTTCCATACAGAAGGTGCTGTGCTTGCAACTGCAATTGCACTCACTGTCAATATATTATGTAACTTCTATGTCATTAAGAAACATGCTGGATTTAAGTTCAGATCGACATATAGACAGATGCTGCAGATACTGCTTTACAGCTTAATCATGGTCGTTGTCGTTGAAATCGCTGTATTAATAATGATTCAGTTCCTAAGTGCAGGTCAGAAATTTGATGCATTGATAATTCTGGTTGTTGGCGCGCTCATCGGCGGAGCCGTCTATGCATATCTATCGATGAAATCCCGTTTGGCAGATGCATTCTTCGGTTCACGTATTCAACGTTTAAGAGAGAAGTTTGTCAGATGA
- a CDS encoding transcriptional regulator, SarA/Rot family, with product MSKYKHEVSDMVLLNELQQEIDEIFDLISDNFNLSKEEYIVMVALWEKGPMPMKALDEYLNIKPYKRTRFYNTLVENGWIKKVRPADDERTVIIYYNEEKLPIKEEIVNCACESLKGKKDQMKAHFDAIMEICG from the coding sequence ATGTCTAAATATAAACATGAAGTGAGTGACATGGTATTACTTAACGAACTTCAGCAGGAGATTGATGAAATATTTGATCTCATCAGTGATAACTTTAATTTATCGAAAGAAGAATATATTGTTATGGTTGCGTTATGGGAGAAAGGTCCGATGCCGATGAAAGCACTGGATGAATACTTAAATATTAAACCATATAAACGCACACGATTTTATAATACATTAGTGGAAAACGGCTGGATTAAAAAGGTCCGTCCAGCAGACGATGAACGTACGGTTATAATATATTATAACGAAGAAAAACTTCCGATAAAGGAAGAAATTGTGAACTGTGCTTGTGAATCGCTTAAAGGGAAAAAAGACCAGATGAAGGCGCACTTTGATGCGATTATGGAAATATGTGGATAA
- a CDS encoding rhodanese-like domain-containing protein, translating into MLEISSKAFIEKLQQGPLNIIDIREDFEVQMGMLEGAVHIPMNTIPEHLNELDNDETYYIVCAHGVRSEHVTHYLTEQQYKAVNVQGGMAEIEQLL; encoded by the coding sequence ATGCTAGAAATCAGCAGTAAAGCATTTATCGAAAAACTGCAGCAAGGACCGCTGAACATAATCGATATACGTGAAGACTTCGAAGTGCAGATGGGAATGCTGGAAGGTGCAGTGCACATTCCGATGAATACAATACCAGAACATCTGAACGAACTTGATAATGATGAAACATATTATATCGTCTGTGCACATGGTGTAAGAAGTGAACATGTCACACATTATTTAACAGAACAGCAGTATAAAGCGGTGAACGTTCAAGGTGGCATGGCAGAGATAGAGCAGTTATTATAA
- a CDS encoding tRNA (mnm(5)s(2)U34)-methyltransferase, translated as MKALGILPFARTLIDTYIEQGSTVIDATCGNGNDTLYLAQQLDGTGVIHAFDIQQSAINNSKHKTAAFNNIHYHLDGHQNVLEYVDAPVRLAIFNLGYLPKGDKSIVTLPETTIQAIERIFSILEKEGIIILVIYPGHAEGQIEKEAVLNYLEQFDQEDAHIFKYEFINQKNNPPFICAIEKR; from the coding sequence ATGAAAGCGCTTGGCATACTCCCATTTGCAAGAACCCTTATCGATACATATATCGAACAAGGTTCAACTGTAATCGATGCGACGTGCGGTAATGGCAATGACACGCTTTATCTCGCACAGCAGCTTGACGGCACAGGTGTGATTCATGCATTTGATATACAGCAGTCAGCGATCAATAATTCAAAGCATAAAACAGCGGCATTCAATAATATTCACTATCACTTAGATGGTCATCAAAATGTACTGGAATATGTCGATGCCCCTGTGCGTCTGGCCATCTTCAACCTAGGCTACTTACCTAAAGGGGATAAATCTATCGTAACATTGCCAGAAACAACAATTCAGGCGATTGAACGCATATTTTCGATTCTTGAGAAAGAAGGTATCATCATATTAGTGATCTATCCTGGGCACGCTGAAGGTCAGATTGAAAAAGAAGCTGTATTAAACTATCTGGAGCAGTTTGACCAAGAGGATGCCCATATCTTTAAATATGAATTTATTAATCAGAAGAACAATCCACCATTTATATGTGCAATAGAAAAACGCTGA
- a CDS encoding alpha/beta fold hydrolase gives MWKWETERTPKGVVVIVHNLLEHHGRYAWFITRLRRDGYHVIMGDLPGQGQTSRVNRGHIESFDVYREKVLEWIEVAEEYHMPVFLIGVGLGGLIVTNLLENVDLKLEGVVLLSPLFGFQNTVTTRKNFLASGLSSISKEAKFDMNIPLEDLTRVQANIDELKKDTLMVQKVSFNLYKSIIESMKATMEQIHKIGDVPLMIMFSDADRVADVDQIKLFTKEVKTSEIYIKNWRTLYHELHNEPERDNVLYYVESFMNNRMNYIGLITEDSGIQ, from the coding sequence ATGTGGAAGTGGGAAACAGAGCGCACACCAAAAGGGGTAGTCGTTATCGTACATAATTTACTTGAACATCATGGGCGTTATGCATGGTTCATTACGAGATTGCGTCGAGATGGATATCATGTAATTATGGGTGACCTTCCGGGTCAGGGACAGACATCACGTGTGAACCGTGGACATATCGAGTCGTTCGATGTTTATAGAGAGAAAGTATTGGAATGGATTGAGGTCGCAGAAGAATATCATATGCCGGTATTCTTGATTGGCGTAGGTTTAGGCGGACTCATCGTAACGAATCTTCTGGAGAACGTTGATTTAAAATTAGAAGGTGTCGTATTATTATCTCCGCTATTTGGATTTCAAAATACAGTGACGACACGAAAGAATTTCCTGGCATCTGGCCTGAGTTCAATTTCTAAGGAAGCAAAGTTTGATATGAATATCCCGCTTGAGGACTTGACACGTGTACAGGCGAATATTGATGAGCTGAAGAAAGATACATTGATGGTACAGAAAGTAAGTTTTAATTTATATAAATCGATTATAGAATCTATGAAAGCTACGATGGAACAAATTCATAAGATCGGTGATGTACCGTTGATGATTATGTTCAGTGATGCAGATAGAGTTGCAGATGTTGACCAAATAAAATTATTTACGAAAGAAGTTAAGACATCAGAAATCTACATTAAAAACTGGCGTACGCTATACCACGAACTGCATAACGAACCGGAACGTGATAACGTTTTATACTATGTTGAATCATTTATGAATAACAGGATGAATTATATAGGGTTGATAACAGAGGATTCGGGTATACAGTAA
- a CDS encoding pseudouridine synthase: protein MRLDKFLGNHGFGTRKEVKLLVKRGAVKVNDGIVKKADIKLVPDKDTVTVYDEAVTYEPFVYIMLNKPAGYISSTKDYKDETVLELIDGFDHYDLHPVGRLDKDTEGLLILTNDGQFSHDVLSPKKHVDKTYYARVEGYVTDETVALFKAGVTLDDGYKAMPADLQIVSAGDISEIELIIQEGKFHQVKRMFKAVGMTVIYLNRIQMGGLPLDESLKPGAYRKLTLEEINFVKM from the coding sequence ATGAGATTAGATAAATTTCTCGGCAACCACGGATTCGGAACACGTAAAGAAGTGAAATTGCTCGTTAAGCGAGGCGCGGTGAAGGTAAATGACGGTATAGTCAAGAAGGCGGATATTAAACTTGTGCCGGACAAAGACACGGTTACGGTGTATGATGAAGCGGTCACATATGAACCTTTCGTCTATATTATGCTGAATAAACCGGCAGGGTATATTTCTAGTACGAAAGATTACAAGGATGAAACCGTACTTGAACTGATCGATGGCTTTGACCATTACGATCTGCATCCGGTCGGCAGGCTGGATAAAGATACGGAAGGACTTCTAATTCTGACAAATGACGGTCAGTTTTCGCATGATGTTCTGAGTCCGAAGAAACATGTTGACAAGACATATTATGCGCGTGTAGAGGGCTATGTAACAGACGAGACAGTTGCATTATTTAAAGCGGGTGTTACATTAGATGATGGTTATAAAGCGATGCCTGCTGACCTTCAGATTGTCAGTGCAGGAGATATTTCAGAAATTGAGCTTATCATACAAGAGGGGAAGTTTCATCAAGTCAAACGCATGTTTAAAGCGGTAGGAATGACCGTAATCTATTTGAATCGTATTCAGATGGGCGGCTTACCTTTAGATGAGAGTTTGAAACCTGGCGCATATCGTAAACTGACACTTGAAGAAATAAATTTCGTGAAAATGTAA
- the leuS gene encoding leucine--tRNA ligase has protein sequence MSFNHQTIEKKWQKYWLDNHTFKTTEDKDKNFYALDMFPYPSGAGLHVGHPEGYTATDIISRYKRMQGYNVLHPMGWDAFGLPAEQYAIDTGNDPAEFTEKNIATFKRQIQELGFSYDWDREINTTDPEYYKWTQWIFIQLYKKGLAYVDEVAVNWCPTLGTVLSNEEVIDGVSERGGHPVIRKPMRQWVLKITEYADRLLEDLDELDWPESLKDMQRNWIGRSEGAEVSFEVENSEHTFKVFTTRPDTIYGATYAVLSPEHDLVASITTEAQAEAVKVYQEQAARKSDLERTDLAKDKTGVFTGSYAVNPFNGERMPIWISDYVLASYGTGAIMAVPAHDERDFEFATQFDLDIRPVIEGGDNTAAYTGDGVHINSGELDGLNKEEGIKRAIELLEAKGIGEKKVSYKLRDWLFSRQRYWGEPIPVITWEDGSMTTVPEEELPLMLPKTEHIKPSGTGESPLANIEEFVNVVDPVTGMKGRRETNTMPQWAGSCWYYLRYIDPKNSDMIADPELLKKWLPVDLYIGGAEHAVLHLLYARFWHKVLYDLGVVHTKEPFQKLFNQGMILGEGNEKMSKSKGNVVNPDDVVASHGADTLRLYEMFMGPLDASIAWSTNGLDGARRFLDRVYRLLVNEDGTLAMKITEQPVEAMEKVYHQTVKKVTDDYETLGFNTAISQMMVFINEGYKAEKLNIDHIRGFVKLLNPIAPHITEELWEKLGGTESITYEAWPVYDESKLVDDEVEIVVQVNGKLKQKATIAKDMDKAEMETFALSLEAVQSAIEGKTVRKVIAVPNKLVNIVAN, from the coding sequence ATGAGCTTTAATCATCAAACAATTGAGAAGAAGTGGCAGAAATACTGGTTAGATAATCACACGTTTAAAACGACTGAAGATAAGGACAAGAACTTCTATGCATTAGATATGTTTCCGTATCCGTCAGGTGCCGGACTCCACGTTGGACATCCTGAAGGCTATACTGCAACGGATATTATCTCTCGTTACAAACGTATGCAAGGCTATAACGTATTACATCCGATGGGCTGGGATGCATTCGGACTTCCAGCAGAGCAATATGCAATCGATACTGGGAATGATCCGGCAGAATTCACTGAAAAGAATATTGCGACGTTTAAACGTCAAATTCAGGAACTTGGATTCAGCTATGACTGGGACCGTGAAATTAATACGACAGACCCAGAATATTACAAATGGACACAGTGGATCTTTATCCAGCTGTATAAAAAAGGTTTAGCATATGTAGATGAAGTCGCTGTAAACTGGTGCCCTACACTCGGTACCGTATTATCAAATGAAGAAGTGATCGATGGTGTATCAGAGCGTGGCGGACATCCAGTGATTCGTAAGCCGATGCGTCAGTGGGTGCTTAAAATTACGGAATACGCAGACCGTTTATTAGAAGACCTTGATGAACTGGACTGGCCTGAATCTCTAAAAGATATGCAGCGCAACTGGATCGGTCGTTCTGAAGGGGCGGAAGTGTCGTTTGAAGTTGAAAATTCAGAGCACACATTTAAAGTATTTACTACACGTCCAGACACAATTTACGGTGCGACATATGCCGTATTATCACCAGAACATGATCTCGTAGCTTCTATTACAACTGAAGCACAAGCTGAAGCTGTAAAAGTATATCAGGAGCAGGCAGCACGTAAATCAGACCTTGAACGTACCGATCTTGCAAAGGATAAGACAGGTGTCTTTACGGGAAGCTATGCAGTTAATCCATTCAATGGTGAACGCATGCCAATCTGGATTTCGGATTACGTATTAGCATCATATGGAACAGGTGCGATTATGGCAGTACCTGCACATGATGAGCGAGACTTTGAATTTGCAACGCAGTTCGATTTAGACATTAGACCTGTGATTGAAGGTGGCGATAACACGGCAGCTTATACAGGTGACGGCGTTCATATTAACTCAGGAGAACTTGATGGCCTGAACAAAGAAGAAGGAATCAAACGCGCAATCGAGTTACTAGAAGCTAAAGGTATCGGTGAAAAGAAAGTATCCTACAAATTACGTGACTGGTTATTCTCACGTCAACGTTACTGGGGTGAACCAATTCCTGTAATAACATGGGAAGATGGATCGATGACGACTGTACCTGAAGAAGAATTACCGCTCATGCTGCCGAAGACTGAGCACATCAAGCCGTCAGGGACAGGAGAATCACCACTTGCAAATATCGAAGAATTCGTCAACGTAGTAGACCCTGTAACAGGAATGAAAGGCCGTCGTGAAACAAATACGATGCCACAATGGGCGGGAAGCTGCTGGTATTACTTACGCTATATTGACCCGAAAAATTCTGATATGATTGCGGACCCTGAACTGCTTAAGAAATGGTTACCAGTAGACTTATATATCGGTGGTGCAGAACACGCTGTACTTCATCTACTCTACGCACGTTTCTGGCATAAAGTACTTTATGATCTAGGCGTTGTACACACAAAAGAACCATTCCAGAAATTATTCAACCAAGGGATGATTCTCGGTGAAGGTAACGAGAAGATGAGTAAGTCGAAAGGGAATGTCGTGAACCCTGATGACGTCGTTGCAAGTCACGGTGCAGATACACTACGTCTATACGAGATGTTTATGGGACCATTAGATGCATCGATCGCATGGAGCACAAATGGTTTAGACGGTGCGAGAAGATTCTTAGACCGTGTGTACCGCCTGCTTGTAAATGAAGATGGTACGCTCGCTATGAAGATTACAGAACAACCAGTAGAAGCAATGGAAAAAGTATATCATCAGACAGTGAAGAAAGTGACAGACGACTACGAAACATTAGGCTTCAATACAGCAATCTCACAGATGATGGTATTTATCAATGAAGGCTACAAAGCAGAGAAACTAAACATCGACCATATCCGAGGATTTGTGAAACTATTAAATCCTATCGCACCACACATTACAGAAGAGCTTTGGGAAAAGCTTGGCGGTACAGAGTCGATAACGTATGAAGCATGGCCTGTATATGACGAAAGTAAGCTCGTGGATGACGAAGTTGAAATCGTCGTACAAGTGAATGGTAAGCTGAAACAGAAAGCGACAATCGCAAAAGACATGGATAAAGCAGAGATGGAGACATTCGCATTATCACTTGAAGCAGTGCAGTCAGCGATTGAAGGTAAAACAGTACGAAAAGTAATTGCCGTACCAAATAAACTCGTCAATATCGTGGCAAACTAG
- a CDS encoding YtxH domain-containing protein: protein MANNNKAGLLRAALVIGGTAVAAILSKKENRDRLLDEYNKAKQDPKGYADTAKEKAANLQQVAKEEINKAKEDPESYKANLTQKVQEKAAPLADKLSKKDSVEEEKQNFDDEGGANNIHILTDKDVADENPNAVSKNDLK, encoded by the coding sequence ATGGCTAACAACAATAAAGCAGGTTTATTAAGAGCAGCATTGGTTATCGGAGGAACTGCAGTAGCAGCAATCCTTTCAAAGAAAGAAAACAGAGATAGATTATTAGACGAGTACAATAAAGCAAAGCAAGACCCTAAAGGTTATGCTGATACTGCAAAAGAGAAAGCAGCGAACTTACAGCAAGTAGCGAAAGAAGAAATCAACAAAGCAAAAGAAGATCCAGAAAGCTACAAAGCAAACTTAACACAGAAAGTTCAGGAAAAAGCAGCTCCATTAGCTGACAAACTTTCTAAAAAAGATAGCGTTGAAGAAGAAAAACAAAACTTCGATGACGAAGGTGGCGCGAACAACATCCATATCCTAACAGATAAAGATGTTGCAGATGAAAACCCTAATGCAGTAAGCAAAAATGATTTAAAATAA
- a CDS encoding TIGR01212 family radical SAM protein (This family includes YhcC from E. coli K-12, an uncharacterized radical SAM protein.): MKPFKYAFDEKRYHTWNYHLRNKFGKKIFKVALEGGFDCPNRDGTVAFGGCTFCSAAGSGDFAGDRVDPIPVQFEKIKNKMHEKWQDGAYIAYFQAFTNTHAPLEVLKEKYEAALAIPGVVGLSIATRPDCLPDDVVEYLAELNERTYLWVELGLQTVHEKTSNIINRAHDMQCYYDGVAKLRKHNINICTHIINGLPLEDYDMMMETARVVSQMDVQGIKIHLLHLLKGTPMVKQYEKGMLEFMDQETYVKLVADQLEILPEEMIIHRITGDGPIDLMIGPMWSVNKWEVLNGIDDELKKRDSYQGKYFGVER; the protein is encoded by the coding sequence ATGAAACCATTTAAATATGCATTTGATGAAAAAAGATATCATACATGGAACTACCATCTCCGCAATAAATTCGGCAAGAAAATATTTAAAGTTGCGCTGGAAGGTGGCTTTGACTGTCCGAACAGAGATGGCACTGTCGCATTCGGCGGTTGTACGTTCTGCTCTGCTGCAGGAAGTGGTGACTTCGCTGGAGACCGCGTTGACCCTATTCCCGTGCAGTTTGAGAAGATTAAGAACAAAATGCACGAAAAGTGGCAGGACGGAGCGTATATCGCTTACTTTCAGGCATTTACGAATACGCACGCACCACTTGAAGTGTTAAAGGAAAAATATGAAGCGGCACTTGCAATTCCAGGTGTTGTCGGATTATCTATCGCAACGCGTCCGGACTGTTTACCGGATGATGTCGTTGAATATTTAGCAGAACTGAATGAGCGCACTTACCTGTGGGTCGAACTTGGACTGCAGACTGTTCACGAGAAGACTTCCAATATTATCAATCGTGCGCACGATATGCAATGTTACTATGACGGTGTCGCTAAACTGCGTAAACATAATATAAATATTTGCACGCATATTATTAACGGTCTGCCACTGGAAGACTATGATATGATGATGGAAACGGCACGCGTCGTTTCACAGATGGATGTTCAGGGCATCAAGATTCACCTGCTTCATCTTTTAAAGGGAACCCCTATGGTCAAGCAGTACGAAAAGGGGATGCTTGAATTTATGGATCAGGAGACGTACGTAAAACTCGTTGCGGATCAGCTGGAAATACTCCCGGAAGAAATGATCATCCACCGTATCACGGGTGATGGCCCGATCGATCTGATGATAGGACCGATGTGGAGCGTCAATAAATGGGAAGTGTTAAACGGCATTGATGACGAACTGAAAAAGCGTGACAGCTACCAAGGGAAATATTTTGGAGTTGAACGATGA